A genomic region of Pseudomonas migulae contains the following coding sequences:
- a CDS encoding type I secretion system permease/ATPase, protein MYRQSSTRSELTDALFRLRRSFYSLAGFSGVINVMMLTPAVYMLQVYDRALVSRNVTTLTMLTFLVIGLFLLMATLEMFRTRVMIRVGNCLDMDLNRRIFTAAFERNLSRAGGNPAQALQDLAQVRQFLTGNGLFAFFDAPWTPIYLLVAYLIHPLLGLITLIGSLILMGLAYLTEKATQKPLAEANQAALSSASYANNNLRNAEVIEAMGMLPSIGKRWYQSHLRILEMQTLASDRAALISSTGRFVRITLQSLILGAGALLAIEGKITPGMMIACSILTGRALGPVEQVIASWKQLLGCRSAWGRLNEMLNDYPRRPPSMSLQRPLGMLAVENVYAGAPGTSNTILRGVSFNLSPGESLGIIGPSASGKSTLARLMVGVWPAQAGKVRLDGADIFTWNKGELGPWLGYLPQDVELFEGTIADNIARFGEVDSDAVIRAARTTGVHEMILRFPQGYETRLGTDGSPLSGGQKQRIALARALYGDPNLIVLDEPNANLDDVGEKALVDALAQLKNRGATVILISHRPNVLCAVDKVLMLRDGGVQMLGTRDEVFAALRKASVMPAGASTPLASVKARE, encoded by the coding sequence ATGTACAGACAATCGAGTACTCGATCCGAACTGACCGATGCACTCTTTCGCCTTCGTCGCAGTTTTTACTCCCTGGCAGGTTTCAGCGGCGTGATCAACGTCATGATGTTGACGCCAGCTGTTTATATGCTGCAGGTTTATGATCGCGCCCTGGTCAGTCGAAACGTCACAACGTTGACGATGCTGACGTTTCTGGTGATAGGCCTGTTCCTGCTGATGGCCACGCTGGAAATGTTCCGCACCCGTGTGATGATCCGGGTCGGCAACTGCCTGGACATGGACCTCAATCGACGCATTTTCACCGCGGCATTCGAGCGCAACCTGAGCCGCGCCGGTGGTAATCCGGCCCAGGCCCTTCAGGACCTCGCGCAGGTGCGTCAATTTCTTACCGGCAATGGCCTGTTCGCTTTCTTCGATGCGCCATGGACCCCGATCTACCTGCTGGTCGCCTATCTGATCCACCCGCTGCTCGGGTTGATCACGCTGATCGGCTCACTGATTCTGATGGGCCTGGCCTACCTCACCGAGAAGGCGACGCAAAAACCGCTGGCCGAAGCCAATCAGGCCGCCCTCTCCTCCGCCAGCTACGCCAACAACAACCTGCGCAACGCCGAGGTCATCGAGGCCATGGGCATGCTGCCGTCAATCGGCAAGCGCTGGTACCAAAGCCATTTGCGCATTCTGGAAATGCAGACCCTGGCTTCCGACCGTGCCGCCCTGATCAGCAGCACCGGGCGCTTCGTGCGTATCACGTTGCAGTCGCTGATCCTCGGCGCCGGCGCGCTGCTGGCGATCGAAGGCAAGATCACCCCCGGGATGATGATTGCTTGCTCGATCCTCACCGGCCGCGCATTGGGTCCGGTGGAACAGGTCATCGCGTCGTGGAAGCAACTGCTTGGCTGCCGCTCGGCCTGGGGCCGGCTGAACGAAATGCTCAACGACTATCCGCGCCGACCACCGAGCATGTCGCTGCAACGGCCTCTGGGCATGCTGGCGGTAGAGAATGTGTATGCCGGCGCCCCCGGCACCAGCAACACGATTCTGCGCGGGGTGAGCTTCAACCTTTCCCCCGGCGAAAGCCTTGGCATCATCGGTCCGTCCGCCTCGGGCAAATCCACCCTCGCCCGCCTGATGGTCGGCGTCTGGCCGGCACAGGCCGGCAAGGTGCGCCTGGACGGCGCGGACATCTTCACCTGGAACAAGGGCGAACTCGGCCCCTGGCTCGGTTACCTGCCACAGGACGTGGAACTGTTCGAGGGCACCATCGCCGACAACATTGCGCGCTTTGGCGAAGTGGACAGCGACGCCGTCATCCGCGCCGCCAGGACGACGGGAGTGCACGAGATGATCCTGCGTTTCCCGCAGGGTTACGAGACCCGTCTGGGCACCGATGGCAGCCCGCTTTCCGGTGGCCAGAAGCAACGCATCGCCCTGGCCCGCGCACTGTATGGAGACCCCAATCTGATTGTGCTGGATGAGCCGAACGCCAACCTCGACGACGTCGGTGAAAAGGCCTTGGTCGATGCGCTGGCCCAACTCAAAAACCGCGGCGCCACCGTCATTCTGATTTCCCACCGTCCCAATGTGCTCTGCGCCGTCGACAAGGTGCTGATGCTGCGAGACGGCGGCGTGCAGATGCTCGGCACTCGCGACGAAGTATTCGCAGCGCTGCGCAAGGCCAGTGTGATGCCTGCAGGCGCTTCAACTCCGCTGGCCTCCGTCAAAGCACGGGAGTGA